Proteins from one Mycobacterium sp. SMC-2 genomic window:
- a CDS encoding TetR/AcrR family transcriptional regulator yields the protein MAQPGTDLPATARRRNASGESTRVMLMEVAERLFATRGIEAVTLREIQEAAGQSNTSVIRYHFGSRDGLIRALIGFRLSTLGTERQEMLARMRDEGKEADPRAVVWLLVRPLANSIEAGQMFVPFLARLSEDPRARTDYWPDHVDDDWTQERLEELVEAALQDLPERVRRGRTFQLYISLLNVLAESARSGHGINEAQLHNYVDGWVGMLTAPVSYETRGLFAESPDR from the coding sequence ATGGCACAACCGGGAACCGACCTGCCGGCAACCGCGCGCCGTCGTAACGCCTCGGGCGAATCGACCCGCGTAATGCTGATGGAGGTCGCGGAGCGGCTGTTCGCCACGCGGGGCATCGAAGCGGTCACCTTGCGCGAGATCCAGGAGGCCGCCGGCCAGTCGAATACCTCGGTGATCCGCTACCACTTCGGTTCGCGAGACGGCCTGATCCGGGCTTTGATCGGTTTCCGGCTGAGCACATTGGGCACCGAGCGGCAGGAAATGCTGGCGCGGATGCGCGACGAGGGCAAGGAAGCCGACCCCCGCGCGGTGGTATGGCTGCTGGTACGTCCGTTGGCCAACAGCATCGAGGCGGGCCAGATGTTCGTGCCGTTCCTGGCGCGACTCAGCGAGGATCCGCGGGCCCGTACCGACTACTGGCCCGACCACGTCGATGACGACTGGACTCAGGAGCGACTCGAAGAGCTCGTCGAAGCCGCACTGCAGGACCTGCCGGAACGGGTTCGGCGCGGCCGCACCTTCCAGCTCTACATCAGCCTGCTCAACGTACTGGCCGAGTCGGCGCGGTCGGGTCATGGGATCAATGAGGCTCAGCTGCACAACTACGTCGACGGATGGGTCGGCATGCTGACCGCGCCGGTGTCCTACGAAACCCGCGGGCTGTTCGCCGAGTCCCCTGATCGCTAG
- a CDS encoding amidohydrolase family protein yields the protein MSFIWTNSGDSHFIEPDNLWQSRLPKKLAELTPRAEKDDDGEWETVHVDGQIFRRKLPSSAMVKFVEESMKPQGIRDAKVRLADLDKEGVWGEVIFPSLGMWASTFRTPELLKACMRASNEYALEEIAAVSPRYVVTAQVSILDVNDAVEELQWAADKGFKAVFLPTTPHPSAPDWHRNDWEPLWAAAEEAGMVLAFHIGTDPVDMTVGGATGGAGLVYRGPGGAVMNYTETTFSGQRAAMKMVASGALDRHPNLRMLISEGGATWVPFLGDRMIEGYRQHHMAVRPKLDRSPKEILYSQVYASFQHDETAVAAYEHMGYKNVMFGSDYPHMEGTFGHTQDTLKQLFDGVNDETRLRITQGTFYELFPDVPPVPSDETV from the coding sequence ATGAGCTTTATCTGGACCAACTCCGGCGATTCCCACTTCATCGAACCCGATAACCTGTGGCAATCCCGACTGCCCAAGAAGCTCGCCGAACTGACACCACGCGCGGAGAAGGACGACGACGGAGAGTGGGAAACCGTCCACGTCGATGGTCAGATCTTCCGCCGCAAGCTGCCCTCGTCGGCCATGGTGAAGTTCGTCGAGGAAAGCATGAAACCGCAGGGCATCCGTGACGCCAAGGTGCGCCTCGCCGACCTGGACAAGGAGGGCGTCTGGGGAGAGGTGATCTTCCCCTCGCTGGGGATGTGGGCGTCGACTTTCCGCACCCCCGAGCTCCTCAAGGCCTGCATGCGCGCCAGCAACGAGTACGCACTGGAGGAAATCGCCGCGGTGTCGCCGCGCTACGTCGTGACCGCGCAGGTGTCCATCCTCGACGTCAATGACGCGGTCGAGGAGTTGCAGTGGGCCGCCGACAAGGGCTTCAAGGCCGTCTTCTTGCCGACCACCCCGCATCCAAGCGCCCCGGACTGGCACCGCAACGACTGGGAACCGCTGTGGGCGGCGGCCGAGGAGGCCGGGATGGTGCTGGCCTTCCACATCGGCACAGATCCGGTGGACATGACGGTCGGCGGTGCGACCGGCGGCGCCGGCCTGGTCTACCGCGGTCCGGGTGGCGCGGTGATGAACTACACCGAAACCACGTTCTCCGGCCAGCGCGCGGCGATGAAAATGGTGGCCTCCGGCGCGCTGGATCGGCACCCGAATCTGAGGATGCTGATTTCCGAGGGCGGCGCTACCTGGGTTCCATTCCTGGGCGACCGGATGATCGAGGGGTATCGCCAGCACCACATGGCCGTGCGCCCAAAGCTGGATCGATCACCCAAGGAAATCCTGTACAGCCAGGTCTATGCCTCCTTCCAGCATGATGAAACCGCGGTCGCGGCCTACGAACACATGGGCTACAAGAACGTGATGTTCGGCAGCGACTACCCGCACATGGAAGGCACTTTCGGGCATACCCAGGACACCCTGAAACAGCTTTTCGACGGGGTCAACGACGAGACCCGGCTGCGAATCACCCAGGGCACGTTCTACGAACTGTTCCCGGATGTCCCTCCGGTCCCAAGCGACGAAACCGTCTGA
- a CDS encoding thiolase C-terminal domain-containing protein, with amino-acid sequence MPNFSGLRDVAIVGIGATPYYKRGQSLPKTTTELACEAILAACEDAGLTVTDIDGFAYYSGASAGYTEKMDTADFMETLGIPEVRFTAALTSGGGGSAGAIGLARAAIVSGDASVVVTLMALQQSKQRLGSVFSAMEPDPINSFLQPSGLFGPGQLMSVLARRHMYLYGTRREAFAEIAISTRANAANRPKAIHRAPLTVEDYFNARMIAEPLCLYDFCQETDGAVAVITTRMDRARDLRQPPVPVVAAAHGGVREWGRAFAWMGMPDEYFASSGNKPIAERLYQQAGITAADIDVALLYDHFTPMVLMQLEDYGFCEKGEGGPFVESGAIRYHGGSIPVNTHGGQLSEAYIIGMTHIMEGVEQMRGTAINQVADANLALVTGGPASLPVSGLILGRAA; translated from the coding sequence GTGCCGAACTTCTCCGGTTTGCGCGACGTCGCGATCGTCGGAATCGGCGCGACGCCCTATTACAAGCGCGGTCAGTCCCTACCGAAAACGACGACCGAGCTTGCCTGTGAGGCCATCCTGGCCGCCTGCGAGGACGCCGGTCTGACCGTCACGGATATCGATGGCTTCGCCTACTACTCGGGCGCAAGCGCCGGCTACACCGAGAAGATGGACACCGCCGACTTCATGGAGACCCTCGGGATTCCGGAAGTCCGGTTCACCGCGGCGCTGACGTCGGGCGGCGGCGGCTCGGCCGGCGCGATTGGTCTGGCGAGAGCGGCGATCGTTTCCGGCGACGCCTCCGTCGTGGTGACCTTGATGGCCCTGCAGCAGTCCAAGCAGCGCCTGGGATCGGTGTTTTCGGCGATGGAGCCCGACCCGATCAACTCGTTCCTGCAGCCGTCGGGGCTGTTCGGTCCCGGGCAGCTGATGTCGGTGCTGGCCCGTCGGCACATGTATCTGTACGGCACCCGTCGGGAGGCGTTCGCCGAAATCGCCATCTCGACACGGGCCAACGCGGCCAACCGGCCCAAGGCGATACACCGGGCGCCGCTGACGGTGGAGGACTACTTCAACGCGCGCATGATTGCAGAACCTTTGTGCCTGTACGACTTTTGTCAGGAGACCGACGGCGCGGTAGCGGTGATCACCACGCGCATGGACCGGGCGCGTGACCTACGGCAGCCTCCGGTACCGGTGGTCGCCGCCGCGCACGGTGGTGTGCGAGAGTGGGGCCGAGCATTCGCGTGGATGGGAATGCCGGACGAGTACTTCGCCTCGTCGGGCAACAAGCCGATCGCTGAGCGGCTATATCAGCAGGCCGGCATCACCGCCGCCGACATCGATGTGGCACTGCTCTACGACCACTTCACTCCGATGGTCCTGATGCAGCTCGAGGATTACGGCTTCTGCGAGAAGGGTGAAGGCGGACCATTCGTCGAAAGCGGTGCGATCCGCTATCACGGCGGCTCCATACCGGTGAACACCCACGGCGGCCAGCTGTCCGAGGCCTACATCATCGGGATGACCCACATCATGGAAGGAGTCGAGCAGATGCGCGGCACCGCGATCAACCAGGTCGCCGACGCCAACCTGGCTTTAGTAACAGGCGGGCCGGCCAGTCTGCCGGTCAGCGGGCTGATCCTGGGACGTGCGGCATGA
- a CDS encoding Zn-ribbon domain-containing OB-fold protein: MNAPTTTLATTIPGEHIRIAVNKTTEPFWETAKQRRLVVPQCADCGTFRLPPTPFCPKCQSRDINWPELSGDATVYSFAVVHGFPGMPDLLLVPAVLDLPDAPGARLISNIVDVAPADVTIGMRVHVDFTPIADGWMLPVFRTISANRDGG; this comes from the coding sequence ATGAATGCGCCAACGACGACCCTGGCAACGACAATCCCCGGCGAACACATCCGCATCGCGGTCAACAAGACGACCGAACCCTTCTGGGAGACCGCCAAACAGCGCCGCCTCGTGGTACCGCAGTGTGCCGATTGCGGCACGTTCCGGTTGCCGCCAACCCCGTTCTGCCCCAAATGCCAGTCCCGCGACATCAACTGGCCCGAATTAAGCGGGGATGCAACGGTTTACAGCTTCGCGGTGGTCCACGGCTTCCCGGGAATGCCTGATCTGTTGTTGGTGCCCGCCGTGCTCGACCTGCCCGACGCGCCGGGCGCGCGGCTGATATCCAATATTGTTGACGTCGCTCCCGCCGATGTGACCATCGGGATGCGAGTGCATGTGGACTTCACACCGATCGCCGACGGGTGGATGCTGCCGGTATTCCGCACCATTTCTGCCAATCGGGACGGGGGGTAA